In the genome of Synergistaceae bacterium, the window CAGGCGTGCATATTTTAAAAATAACATCTTGACAGATTTATAACAAACCGATATCTTGTAATCAATTCTCTTAAATGGATTTTTTTTCTGCACAATGGAATTTATATTCAAATATGCCAACTTAAACAGGAGGAAGAAAAATGACGCACAAATTTTCACTTGCTCATCTGACAGTCCTTGGGTGGACTCCGCCCGAAATGATTTACAACGCACATCTGATCGGCTACGACTATGTCAGTATCAGAATTATCAGCATGGGTGTCAAAGGAGAATTTGATTTTGACATTTCAAAAAATAAAAAGATGTTCGATCTGACAAAACAGGCAATGGAAGACACCGGAATGGAGATATACGACATCGAGCTTGCAAGAATTGCAGACGGTGTAGATGTAAGGAACTACGAGAGGTCGTTTGAAGCCGCTGCGAGGCTCGGGGCAAAGGGCATGATAAGCAGCATATGGACAGATGACAAGGAATACTACATAGACCAGTTCGCCACGCTCTGTGATCTTGCCGCACAGTATGACCTCACAGTCAATCTTGAATTCCCCACATGGGCAAGCGTCTATGACATGAAGGGCGTA includes:
- a CDS encoding sugar phosphate isomerase/epimerase, yielding MTHKFSLAHLTVLGWTPPEMIYNAHLIGYDYVSIRIISMGVKGEFDFDISKNKKMFDLTKQAMEDTGMEIYDIELARIADGVDVRNYERSFEAAARLGAKGMISSIWTDDKEYYIDQFATLCDLAAQYDLTVNLEFPTWASVYDMKGVREVIDTVKKPNAGIMLDTLHVYRSRVSMEELEACPKELYNLAHICDGPAEIPALTDKEALIHTGRDERYYVGEGAIDVAGMVKRMRPDTVLSIELPNLGYVAKWGYTEHARRCLVTAKEYLKQNGVL